A single Rhopalosiphum padi isolate XX-2018 chromosome 4, ASM2088224v1, whole genome shotgun sequence DNA region contains:
- the LOC132929650 gene encoding ribosomal oxygenase 1 — translation MSAFEYYGKNNITEKKVNLKSISKKKLKKMKFKMSKKEKVVEKPKKTSCVLNSFYSLNLKDSSKTGQKLMEWLIHPISIDNFMKNHWEKTILHVPRNSSNYFSQLFSLTELDTILRENNLQYGTNVDITSYTDNVRETHNPVGRAHPHVVWDYFNNACSVRLLNPQLFAPEIYKFMANLQEYFGSLVGCNVYLTPPFSQGFAPHYDDIEAFVVQVDGEKHWRVYKPRSKFETLPRTSSRNFHQDEIGEPILDVILRPGDFLYMPRGYIHQADTLFTETHSLHLTFSSYQQNSMYDFLQVVVNNSLNNAVKNDVSYRSGLPIGYQHLGGLCESEKPLPRTVQRQKFENQINQLIKNLKNHIDIDHAIDTFSLKNYYTNSLPPSLCNAEILRTVANGTKMLPNGKTTEQEINLEITEVKFIRKNCFRLVEESTLDEETDQMISELRLYYNLDNSKQLHSNECQFVVIPDEMGLYVKKLFNIYPLFIKVSDLCNGSEQVMQLVNDLWERGLLITSKDITTKSN, via the exons ATGTCTGCATTTGAGTATTATGGTAAGAACAATATTACTGAGAAAAAAGTGAACCTTAAAAGTATaagcaaaaagaaattaaaaaaaatgaaatttaaaatgtctaaaaaagaaaaagttgTAGAGAAGCCAAAAAAAACCAGCTGTGttttgaatagtttttataGTCTTAATTTAAAAGATTCTTCCAAAACTGGTCAAAAATTGATGGAATGGCTAATACATCCAATCAGTATAGACAATTTCATGAA GAATCATTGGGAAAAAACCATCCTGCATGTGCCAAGAAACAGTTCTAATTACTTTTCGCAGTTGTTTTCTCTTACTGAACTTGATACCATTCTTCGTGAAAATAATCTTCAATATGGGACAAATGTAGATATTACATCTTATACAGACAATGTACGTGAAACACATAACCCAGTTGGCCGAGCTCATCCTCATGTTGTTTGGGATTATTTCAATAATGCATGTAGTGTCCGCTTATTGAACCCTCAGCTATTCGCCccagaaatttataaattcatggCTAATCTTCAAGAATATTTTGGCTCATTAGTCGGTTGTAATGTTTACCTTACACCACCATTTTCTCAAGGGTTTGCTCCTCACTATGATGATATTGAAGCATTTGTTGTGCAAGTAGATGGAGAAAAACATTGGAGGGTTTATAAACCAAG aagtaAGTTTGAAACCCTCCCAAGGACTTCAAGCCGAAACTTTCATCAAGATGAAATAGGTGAACCAATTCTTGATGTAATATTGAGACCTGGAGATTTTTTGTATATGCCTAGAGGATACATACATCAAGCCGATACATTATTTACCGAAACACATTCTTTACATTTGACATTTTCATCATATCAACAAAATTCTATGTACGATTTTCTTCAAGTG gtggttaataattctttaaataatgCTGTGAAAAATGATGTATCCTATAGATCTGGATTACCTATTGGATACCAACATTTGGGAGGCTTATGTGAATCAGAAAAACCACTTCCTCGTACTGTTCAAAGGCAAAAATTTGAAAACCAAATCAAccaacttataaaaaatttaaaaaatcacattGATATTGATCATGCTATTGACACgttttcattgaaaaattattatacaaattcatTGCCACCATCATTATGTAATG ctgAAATTCTACGGACAGTTGCTAATGGTACAAAGATGTTACCAAATGGAAAAACCACAGAACAAGAAATAAACCTTGAAATTACTGAAGTTAAATTTATTCGTAAAAATTGCTTTAG GCTGGTTGAAGAAAGCACGTTGGATGAAGAAACTGATCAAATGATAAGTGAATTgagattgtattataatttagataattctAAACAATTGCATAGTAATGAGTGTCAATTTGTTGTCATACCAGATGAAATGGGATTGTATGTGaagaaactatttaatatttatccattatttattaaagtatctGATTTATGCAATGGCAGTGAGcag GTTATGCAGCTTGTGAATGATCTATGGGAACGAGGATTGTTAATAACTTCAAAAGATATTACAACAAAgtctaattaa
- the LOC132929651 gene encoding multiple coagulation factor deficiency protein 2 homolog encodes MRGTVLAELLLLGIAVGFQRGPHHPRAAVSGEPRIESNHHEHKHPKPMGDTKFTQDKPILHDKRHIEEDLGLPDIDDSNLTDEELEFRYFIAHDYDKNTMLDGLELMSAFAHNMENYGDTETKKSNLENYTDLVDQILYDDDTNYDGFLSYTEYVIAKNKHLQNV; translated from the exons atgaGAGGAACGGTGCTGGCCGAACTGTTGCTGCTGGGCATCGCCGTCGGGTTCCAGCGGGGTCCGCACCATCCGAGGGCCGCTGTGTCTGGTGAACCGAGAATCGAGAGCAACCACCACGAGCACAAACACCCCAAGCCCATGGGCGACACGAAGTTCACCCAAGACAAACCGATACTGCACGACAAGAG ACACATTGAAGAGGATCTTGGACTTCCAGACATAGATGACAGTAATTTAACAGATGAAGAATTGGAATTTAGATATTTCAT CGCTCATGACTATGATAAAAACACAATGCTTGATGGATTAGAATTAATGTCTGCGTTTGCTCATAACATGGAAAACTACGGTGATACAGAAACAAAGAAatcaaatttagaaaattatacag atttagttGATCAAATACTGTATGATGATGATACAAACTATGATGGATTTCTCAGCTACACTGAATATGTGATTGCCAAGAACAAGCATttgcaaaatgtataa